From Bradyrhizobium sp. NDS-1, the proteins below share one genomic window:
- a CDS encoding NUDIX hydrolase produces the protein MTDTTQVAEKARVHEEKEADHHPYFRPRDAATLILVDRSGAIPKVLVGKRHDKVVFMPGKFVFPGGRVDKADYRVPCAAPITAELETNLAKGSPKTPASRAKSLAIAAIREACEETGLCLGRRSEGKTPKLDGPWKPFADAGLLPDPSSLFLIARAITPPGRVKRFDTRFFTADASAITHRVDGVIHADAELVELVWVELGSKPLADLHPMTRNVLNELDTRLATGPLRHDAPVPFFHFYGGKMQKDILG, from the coding sequence ATGACGGATACGACGCAAGTTGCGGAGAAAGCCCGGGTTCACGAGGAAAAGGAAGCGGACCACCATCCGTATTTCCGCCCGAGGGATGCGGCGACCCTGATCCTGGTCGATCGCAGCGGCGCGATTCCGAAAGTGCTGGTCGGCAAGCGCCACGACAAGGTGGTGTTCATGCCCGGAAAGTTCGTCTTCCCGGGCGGGCGCGTCGACAAGGCCGACTATCGCGTGCCCTGTGCGGCGCCGATCACGGCCGAGCTCGAGACCAATCTCGCCAAGGGCAGCCCGAAGACGCCGGCCTCGCGCGCGAAGTCGCTGGCCATCGCCGCGATCCGCGAAGCCTGCGAAGAGACGGGACTCTGCCTCGGCCGCAGGTCCGAGGGCAAGACGCCGAAGCTCGACGGCCCCTGGAAGCCGTTCGCCGACGCAGGCCTGCTGCCCGATCCCTCCAGCCTGTTCCTGATCGCCCGCGCCATCACTCCGCCCGGCCGCGTCAAGCGTTTCGACACGCGCTTCTTCACCGCGGATGCCTCCGCGATCACCCACCGCGTCGACGGCGTGATCCATGCCGATGCCGAGCTGGTCGAGCTGGTCTGGGTCGAGCTCGGCTCGAAGCCGCTCGCCGATCTGCATCCGATGACGCGTAACGTCCTCAACGAGCTCGACACCCGCCTGGCCACCGGCCCGCTCCGCCACGACGCGCCGGTGCCGTTCTTCCATTTCTATGGCGGCAAGATGCAGAAGGACATTTTGGGCTAG
- a CDS encoding DUF983 domain-containing protein: MVTTSTAPKIWTRETGLVEKRDLWTAMKRGFRGRCPRCGEGKLFRAFLKTADNCAKCGLDFTPHRADDLPAYLVIVIVGHIVVPAVLWIETNYTTPVWISFAAYLPFTFVASLALLQPVKGAVVGLQWALRMHGFDENPPDGIPPV; the protein is encoded by the coding sequence ATGGTGACGACGAGCACGGCCCCAAAAATCTGGACGCGCGAGACGGGTCTGGTCGAGAAGCGAGATCTCTGGACGGCAATGAAGCGCGGCTTTCGCGGCCGCTGCCCGCGCTGCGGCGAGGGAAAGCTGTTCCGCGCCTTCCTGAAGACCGCGGACAATTGCGCCAAATGCGGCCTCGATTTCACGCCGCATCGCGCCGACGATCTGCCGGCCTATCTCGTGATCGTCATCGTCGGCCACATCGTGGTGCCGGCCGTCTTGTGGATCGAAACCAATTATACCACGCCGGTCTGGATCAGCTTCGCCGCCTATCTGCCCTTCACCTTCGTCGCTTCACTGGCGCTGCTGCAACCCGTCAAGGGAGCTGTGGTCGGCTTGCAATGGGCTCTGCGCATGCACGGGTTTGACGAGAACCCTCCGGATGGTATTCCGCCTGTCTAA